The genomic stretch AATATTTGCAGAAAAAAGCGCAAATGATTGTCGGGCTTTACAAAGCCATTCAAAAAGATGATGAAATTTCACTGTTCAAAGCCATGGTTGCTTCCGTCTATCTGGAAAGCTTCCTTTTCTACAGCGGTTTCTATTATCCGTTATATTTCTACGGACAAGGAAAACTGATGCAAAGCGGTGAGATCATTAACCTGATCCTTCGTGACGAAGCGATTCACGGCGTGTATGTCGGTCTCCTTGCTCAGGAAATTTATAATAAACAGACAGAAGAGAAAAAAGCAGAGCTTCGTGAATTTGCGATCGACCTCCTGAATCAGTTATATGAAAATGAGCTTGAGTATACAGAGGACTTGTACGATCAAGTCGGGCTCTCACATGATGTAAAGAAATTCATCCGCTATAATGCGAATAAAGCGCTGATGAACCTTGGATTTGATCCATACTTCGAAGAGGAAGACATTAATCCGATCGTTTTAAACGGATTAAACACAAAAACAAAATCGCATGACTTCTTCTCTATGAAGGGGAATGGCTATAAAAAAGCGACAGTTGAGCCGCTCAAAGATGATGACTTTTATTTTGAAGATGAAAAAGAGCAGATATAATATCTGCTCTTTTCGGCTTGAAGGTTCAAATGAGGAGGACGCAGTACCCATGGGAAAAATGGACGAAATGATTTTAGTTGCCCCGCGCGATGATGTGTTTAAAAAAGAAAGCTTAACCTTCCAGGGCGTGTACAGTGAAGATAGCAGAGTAGCAGAAATCATGGCTCAGATTGAAGCGGCCTATCGTGAAATGAGAAGAGGGGACGCAGAAGAAGATCCGCGTTTCAAGCAGCCGATACCTTATGTCGTCATTAAGCGTGAAGATGAAGTTTTTCTTTACGAGCGGCTGGCTGGCGGCGGTGAATCACGTCTGCACAACAAGCTTTCTCTCGGTTTTGGCGGCCATATGAACGCCATCGAAGGGGCAGCTTCATTTGCTGAAGTCTTAAAGCTGAACACAGACCGTGAGCTTGAGGAAGAACTGCAAATAAATGAAGAAGATAAACAGGCGATTGTCACACTGGGATTGATCAATGATGATGAAAACAGTGTTGGCAAAGTGCATATCGGTATTCTTTCTGCGCTTCAATTAAAGCCTGGCGCACAAGTGGAAGTGAAGGAGAAAGAACAAATTGCGGGTAAATGGATGAAAGTTTCTGAATTAAAACAGGATGATATCTACAACCGTCTGGAAACATGGTCACAGTTTGTTGTTGATATTCTTGAATAAAAAAACCCGGTTTCTCGCGATGAGGAGCCGGGTTTTTTTATGAGACGCTCGTCCCCGTCTCGGCTATGATTCTAGGATCACAATAGCGTCAAAGCCGGCATTTTTCGCTCTGGCAGCGAGGGTGTCTGCATTGTCTTTGGATGAAAATGCGCCAATCTGCACTTTGTATAATCCGTCCTTTAAAAGGACAATCGAGTCAAAACCTTTGGCTTCGGCATTACTTGCGAGCGAGTCGGCATTCGCTTTGACTTTAAATGCGCCGATTTGAACCTTATATAACCCTGAGCTGGAAGTCTTTTTAAGGTTAAAGGCTTGCTCCAGCCCGTTTGCATGTCCTCTCGCTAAGCTTTGAATAAAACTGCTCGTTTTCAGCTTATTTGCATCGGAAACGGTATCAATGAAGCCGTTCTCGGTCAAGAGGGCAGGCATTGCCGACTCCCTTAGGACGTGGAAGTTCGCTGTTTTTTTGCCGCGATCGGCAAAGTCGACAGCTTGTATCACTTCAGAGTGAATTGTCGATTGATAAGTCGTCGTCGGGGCTCCTACATCTGGATAAATATAGCTTTCAAAACCTGTGCCTCCCCCGGAATTAACGTGAATGGACAAAAAGAAATCTGCTCCCCAGTTATTTGCGGCATTTGTCCGGTCGTTTAAGCTGACATATTGGTCGCTTGTCCGGCTCAGCAGCAGAGAAACGCCTTCATATTCATTAGTTAATATCGTACGTAAGGCTAAAGCGATTTGCAGGGTTAACGTTTTCTCCTGAAGGCCATTACCTGTTGCGCCTGGATCAGACCCGCCATGGCCAGGATCAATAAAAATTTTAACCATTTTTCATCACCTCATTACAGGATATGAAAAAACACGGCTTCTGCTTGTACGATTATCATTCAACTGAAAAATGAGGAAATAACCCTTTCACATCCAGAAATTATTTCTCGGGAAAGCGCACAATTCAACATGAAGCGACAACAGATACGGTCCGACATGAAATCTGTGCATACGCCATATGTTTGTATGTACTATGGGTTCGGTTAACCTGCACTGATTCCTGCTGGTTTTAAGCTTTGCGTTCATATTAAATCAAGCATTTAAAACGTAAATTGATGAGGAAAGCTCCTTTCATTAAAGACACCGCTTTATAAATCGAAAAAAAGAAAAACACTTCAGGTATCTTAGGGCGGGTAATACGTTTCGTACAAAAATCAGCCCGTTGTATGAAAAAGAAATAATGAGAAAGAAGCTCACTATAATACTCTGACAAAATGATTAAAAACAAAATCTCATGGTTTGTCCACCCCATGTCCGTGAATACAATAAGAAATAAAGTATTTCTCGGGAAAGCGCAGGATTCCTTATTGTTCCCGAAAAAAGCAATTGTTTCGACACATGATAGGCGTTTGTCACAATCGGCATCCGCTTGAATATCATATAGAGAGAACAGAGAGGTGAAGATGTTGGAGCGCGCTGTGACTTATAAAAACAACGGACAGATCAACATTATTCTGAACGGGCAAAAGCAGGTGCTGACGAATGCTGAGGCAGAGGCGGAATATCAGGCTGCATTGCAAAAAAACGAAGCAAAGCACGGCATTTTGAAGGAAATCGAAAAAGAGATGAGCGCATTAGTTGGGATGGAGGAAATGAAACGCAACATCAAGGAAATATACGCCTGGATTTTTGTGAACCAAAAACGCGCGGAGCAAGGCTTGAAGGTTGGAAAGCAAGCGCTGCACATGATGTTTAAAGGAAATCCGGGAACGGGAAAAACGACGGTTGCACGGCTCATCGGCAAGCTGTTCTTTGAAATGAATGTCCTGTCAAAAGGCCACTTAATAGAAGCGGAGCGGGCTGACCTGGTCGGGGAGTATATCGGACACACCGCCCAAAAGACGAGAGATTTAATCAAAAAGTCATTAGGTGGCATTTTGTTTATAGACGAAGCCTACTCGCTGGCAAGAGGCGGCGAAAAGGACTTTGGGAAAGAAGCGATCGACACACTTGTAAAGCATATGGAAGACAAACAGCATGAGTTTATTTTGATACTCGCCGGATATTCACGGGAAATGGATCATTTTCTCTCGTTAAATCCCGGACTCCAATCAAGATTTCCCATCTCCATTGATTTTCCGGATTACTCTGTGACCCAGCTCATGGAGATTGCGAAACGAATGATCGATGAAAGGGAATACCAGCTCAGTCAAGAAGCGGAATGGAAATTGAAAGATTACTTAATGACAGTGAAAAGCACGACAAGTCCCATTAAATTCAGCAATGGACGTTTTGTCAGAAATGTGATCGAAAAATCGATCAGAGCACAAGCCATGAGGCTTTTAATGGGAGACCAATACTTAAAAAGCGACTTGATGACCATCAAAAGCCAAGATCTTTCCATTAAAGAAGAAGCATCTGGATCTGCATAGACCTCTCAGTTTTTGAGAGGTCTGTTTTTTGCTCGTATTTCCGCTTTTCAAAGCAATCGATTTGTGGTATACACATGCAGGGTTTGGTATGATAATACTACTGCCCAATATGCAAAAGAAAGGAACATCCATTTGAACGAACAAGAAACGATTCAGGAGAAAGCCATTTTAGTCGGATGTCAGCTGCCGCATATCACGGATGAGCATTTTGAAAATTCTATGGAAGAGCTAGCATCTCTGACGAAAACAGCAGACGGAAAAGTACTGACCAGCGTCACACAAAAACGGAACAGGGCTGACGCCGCTACATATATAGGAAAAGGGAAGGTAGAAGAGCTGAAGGCACTCGTGGAAGAGCTTGAAGCTGATCTCCTCATCTTTAATGATGAACTGTCGCCAAGTCAGCTGAAGTCATTGGCAACAGCAATTGAAGTGAAGATGATTGACCGCACGCAATTGATATTAGATATTTTTGCAAAGCGGGCGAGAACGAGAGAAGGCAAACTTCAAATTGAGCTGGCTCAGCTGCAATATGCACTGCCGCGTCTGACGGGACAAGGGATCAACCTTTCCCGGCAAGGCGGAGGAATTGGGGCAAGAGGTCCCGGGGAAACGAAACTGGAAACCGACCGCCGCCATATCAGAAATCGCATTCATGAAATCAACACACAGCTTTCCACTGTCATTCGCCATAGAAGCCGATACCGTGAAAGAAGAAAGAAAAACGGTGTGCTTCAAATTGCGCTTGTCGGCTATACAAACGCAGGGAAATCAACATGGTTCAACCGCCTGACGAGTGCTGACAGCTATGAAGAAGACCTCCTGTTTGCCACGCTGGACCCGATGACCAGAAAAATGGTCCTGCCAAGCGGCTACAGTGTTCTTCTTTCAGATACAGTAGGATTTATTCAGGATCTTCCGACGACATTGATTGCTGCATTCCGCTCAACGCTTGAGGAAGTAAAAGAAGCGGATTTAATTCTGCATTTAATTGATTCTTCAAATGAGGATTATGCGGGACATGAAAAAACAGTGCTTCGGCTGCTTGAGGAGCTTGAAGCAGATGATATCCCGATGCTGACGGCTTACAATAAACGTGATCAAAAACTGCCTGATTTTATACCGACCGCCGGAAGGGATCACATTATGGTCAGTGCGAAATTTGAGGACGACGCTGCAGCCTTTAAAGAAGCGATTCAGCGCTATTTGCGCCAAGAACTGTTAACGTCTTTTGAAGCACATGTGCCGGCAAGTGAAGGGAAGCTCCTTTCCAGAATCAAATCGGAAACGATGGTAGACCGCTTCTATTTTAATGAAGAAAATGAACAGTATGACATATCCGGCTATGTCCAAGAAGAGCAAAGTATCATCGGTGAATTAAAGAAGTATATGTAGGAAGGAAATATAAAGACATGTTTGACACATTAACACACGGAGAATTATTGAAGAAAACGGCAATGGAAGTGGAAGCGGACATTGCCGGCATTCATAAACAAATAGAAGAAATCAGCGAGCGAAATGAGTGGAGAGTGCTTCAAAGCTATAGAAAACACAAAGTAAGCGACACTCATTTCACGCCGTCTACTGGATACGGCTATGATGATATCGGAAGAGACACGCTTGAAAGCATATATGCGGATGTGTTTGGCGGAGAAGCGGGGCTTGTAAGGCCGCAAATCATTTCAGGCACACATGCCATCTCAATTGCTTTGTTCGGTGTCCTCAGACCGGGGGACGAGCTCCTTTATATCACGGGCAAGCCGTATGATACGCTAGAGGAAATTGTGGGCGTCAGGGGTGGAGAAAACGCTGGTTCGTTAAAGGATTTTCAAATCGGCTATAATGCGGTTGATCTGACGAAAGACGGAAAGATAGACTATGATGCAGTCGCCGCTGCGATCAATCCGAAGACAAAAGTAATCGGCATTCAGCGCTCAAAAGGATATGCGAATCGCCCTTCTTTCTTAATTAGTGAAATAAAAGAAATGATCCGTTTTGTAAAAGAAATCAATGAAAATCTGATCGTCTTTGTGGACAACTGTTACGGAGAATTTGTGGAAGAGCTTGAGCCTTGCCATGTCGGAGCCGACCTGATGGCGGGATCTCTCATTAAAAATCCCGGCGGCGGCCTTGCGAAAACAGGCGGCTACCTCGTCGGAAAAGCGAAATGGATTGAAGCTTGCTCATACCGTATGACGTCACCCGGCATCGGCAGAGAAGCGGGGGCATCTCTTTACTCGCTCCAAGAAATGTACCAAGGCTTCTTTTTGGCGCCTCACGTTGTGTCTCAAAGTTTAAAGGGAGCGGTGTTTACAGCGAGATTCCTTGAAAAACTCGGCTTCACTTCAAACCCGAAATGGGATGCGAAAAGAACGGATTTAATACAATCCGTTGAGTTTTCTGACAGAGAAAAGATGATTGCTTTTTGCCAGGCTATTCAATTTGCATCGCCAATCAATGCTCATGTGACGCCTTATCCAGCCTACATGCCTGGATACGAGGATGATGTCATTATGGCAGCAGGGACGTTTATTCAAGGAGCAAGCATCGAATTATCAGCTGATGGCCCTATCCGCCCGCCGTATGTAGCGTATGTTCAGGGAGGATTAACCTATTCGCATGTGAAGAATGCCATATGCAGTGCAGTGGATTCATTGATGCAAAAGCAATTAATTTAAATTTTTTAAAAATTTCTCTGGATTTGATGTTAAGAATCCTTACATCGTATTGACACATAATATAACATCACCTATAATGAAACTAAGTTAAGAAAAGGAGGAAATTGAGATGAGTGATAATATTCGCCGCTCAATGCCTTTATTTCCAATAGGAATTGTCATGCAGTTAACTGAGTTATCAGCAAGACAAATTCGATATTATGAGGAAAATGGACTGATATTTCCAGCCAGAAGTGAAGGAAATAGACGATTATTTTCATTTCATGATGTAGATAAACTGTTAGAAATCAAGCACCTGATAGAACAAGGTGTAAACATGGCAGGAATTAAACAGATTCTGGCGAAAGCCGAAGCCGAGCCAGAACAAAAACAAAACGAGAAGACGAAAAAACCAATGAAACATGATCTGTCCGATGACGAACTGAGACAGCTCCTGAAAAACGAGCTCATGCAAGCCGGCCGTTTTCAAAGAGGGAATACATTCCGTCAAGGCGACATGTCCCGCTTCTTTCATTAATCCGTTAGCAACTGTTTTGCTATATACATTTACCTTTTAAGAGGAGGAATTTTACCAAATGGCAAAGTACACTAGAGAAGATATCGAAAAATTAGTAAAAGAAGAAAACGTGAAGTATATCCGCCTTCAATTTACTGACATTCTTGGAACAATCAAGAATGTTGAGATTCCTGTAAGCCAGCTTGGAAAAGCGCTTGATAATAAAGTCATGTTTGACGGTTCTTCTATTGAGGGATTCGTTCGTATCGAAGAGTCAGACATGTACCTGTATCCAGATCTAAATACATTTGTTATCTTCCCATGGACAGCTGAAAAAGGTAAAGTAGCACGTTTCATCTGTGATATTTACAATCCGGATGGCACACCTTTTGAAGGTGACCCGCGAAACAACTTAAAACGGATTCTGAAAGAAATGGAAGACCTCGGCTTCAGTGATTTTAACCTTGGGCCTGAGCCTGAATTCTTCTTATTCAAATTGGACGAAAAAGGCGAGCCGACGCTTGAACTAAACGACAAAGGCGGATATTTCGACTTAGCTCCAACTGATTTAGGAGAAAACTGCCGCCGCGATATCGTACTTGAGCTTGAAGAGATGGGCTTTGAAATCGAAGCGTCTCACCACGAAGTAGCACCTGGTCAGCACGAAATCGACTTTAAATATGCTGGAGCAGTCCGCTCTTGTGATGACATCCAAACATTTAAACTAGTTGTCAAAACAATTGCCCGTAAACACGGCCTGCATGCGACATTTATGCCAAAACCATTGTTCGGTGTAAACGGTTCAGGTATGCACTGCAATCTATCACTCTTCAAAAATGGTGTTAACGCATTCTTTGACGAAAACGCAGATCTTCAGTTAAGTGAAACAGCGAAGCACTTCATTGCAGGTATCGTGAAGCACGCAACAAGCTTTACAGCAGTAACAAACCCGACAGTAAACTCTTACAAACGTCTTGTTCCTGGCTATGAAGCACCTTGTTATGTAGCATGGAGCGCGCAAAACAGAAGCCCGCTTATCCGTATCCCGGCTTCTCGCGGCATCAGCACACGTGTTGAAGTACGCAGTGTAGACCCAGCTGCAAACCCATACCTTGCACTTAGCGTATTGCTTGCTGCAGGATTAGACGGAATCAAAAACAAACTGGAAGCGCCGGCTCCAATCGACCGCAACATCTATGTGATGAGCAAAGAAGAGCGCATGGAAAACGGAATCGTTGACCTTCCAGCAACACTTGCGGAAGCACTAGAAGAATTCAAATCAAACGAAGTCATGGTCAAAGCGCTGGGCGAGCACCTATTCGAACACTTCATCGAAGCAAAAGAAATCGAATGGGATATGTTCCGCACGCAAGTACATCCTTGGGAACGCGAACAGTATATGTCTCAGTATTAATATCTCAATCCCTTGGCACTAAAAGTGTCAGGGGATTTTTTATGTTAATAGGTAATAAATTATGGAGCGGCACTGCTAAAAAGCAGGGTCACTTTTAGTCTATGTCACTAATAATTCTATGTACTAAATTTTTAATTAGGGAAATAATTCCACGCTTAAGGAAGCAATACGCATAAATAATTCGACAAATTCTGTGATAATTCCATTGTTCAATACTTCTACCAGCAATAATAAGATGAGTAAGGTAGATGTTTATCATTGACATCATAACCAAATGAATCCATAATTACGTTGAAATCTAAATCAATTTTCAAAAAGGAGATTTCTATGAAAAAATTGACTATCTTCTCCGGGGGATTAGGAGCGGTTTTTTCTGTACTGGCTCAACTGTTTGCGGTTATAGATGACTCTTACACTTTGGGGAATTTATGGTTTTTAGGTGCTTTGGCGGGAATTATAACCATGCTTGCTTCAATCCAGACAAATAATAAACCAGTCTTCAGCATATTATTAATTGCTAGTTCAGTAATAGGTCTACTTGGAACTGGTCTTGTATACATCATACCAACACTGTTCAATATAATAATAATTTATAAATTTTCAAAAGTAAGCCAATAAGCCAATGGGAAAATTAAGGTTCTTTTTTTATTTAACATCCCTTTGACAAGGTCGGTGATAAATCGCAGAATGTTTATGCTTGCAACTAATCCACCAGCGGGGGCATCGGTGGGCATGATTATCTAACGCCATGTTTCTAGGATACCGGAATTGAAACATTTGCTGAGGCATTTCGTGAAGCTGATCACCAAATGACCATTTCCATAGAGGCACGTCTAAAGAAGCTATCATAGGAGGACAATACTGTGTGGAAAGCTTTAAGTCAATTACTCAAGAAACAGAAAAATCAAAGTCCAAGCGATGAAGATTATATACAGATTCCAGAATTAGAAGTAAAAGTTTTGGGGATGCTTCACAGTATCAATATAGACCTGGTTAATGTAATAGCCCAAGCAGAAAAGTCTAAGGAGTTTATAGGACAAATCGAAGGCATCTGGCATTCTATAGCAAATCAATTTTATTCACTCGCCCAAGGGTTTGAGAATGAGGATATCAATAAGCTTTCTGCGGATCTTGATCATGCTGCCGCCACTTGGGAAGCTGTTGCTAATAAAGCAAAAGAGTTTGTAACAAATTCATACCAAGGGTAAAAGAAAAATAAGGGCCTGAAAGGGCTCTTTTGCTTATAGTCATATTTCCCGTAAGTATTACTTTTTGGATTTAATAAATTTTAAAGCGTGTTTGTTTCACTGAATTCATAGTCAAAAGGGGAATGTTTTTATGCTTGGAATCAACGTTGAAAAATCAAATGAAAACTTAATTATCAATTGGCAGCTATCCAAAATTGAAATTCCAATCAAAGAAATCAATGATGTATTTCTTGATCCAAACTATGGGGGAGAGGAGAAAAGCGCAGTAAGGATTGGGTTTCCTTATGGCTCAACAGATAGGGTAGTAATTAAAACAGCACGTAACACTTACATTTTGTTCACCACTAATCCTGCTTTAATTATGAGTAAAATTGTTTCTTAATAAACAGTTTATGTCCCTTTTAAATTTATCTATTAATGTTCTGTGTGGTAAAATTTAGTGAGATGATTTAAGGAGGAGGAGCATTTATGGAAGAAATAAAAGTTAGTTCACATGACACTAGATGGTATTAAGAAAGCAGTTTCTAAATATGGTACATTCCCTATGTTTCATCATGGAGGATATGTCATGGAAGATGCTACTTTTCATTTCAAAGATCCTGCTAGTCCTCAAGAAATTAGCGATATAGAACAGAAGCTAGGTGTTACTTTCCCTAATGACTATAAAGAGTTTTTGTTACAGCACAATGGGATGGAAATGTTTGATGGGATTGAAATACTTAGCTTAGAGGGAATCATTGAATATAATGAGGTTCAAGATTTCCCAGAGGGATACGTTTTAATTGGATATCATTTTGATGGAAGATATGTCATAGACACAAACAAATCAAAAAATGGATTAGGCTATATGCTATATCTAGACTCAATTGATGATATTGAAGATGCGATTAACTTAGATTCTAATTTCGAGATATGGTTTGATATGCTAGTGTCTTTAAATGGAACGAAATATTGGGAAGTAAATCCGAATCTCCAAGAGTATTATAAACTGGTTTCAGAATAACACTTCGGCAAAAGAAAAAATTATGACTAATTTCAACAACCAAAGAAACTGCAATTTGAGGGAAGTATAATGACAATTTACGAGCAAATTAAGGATGCTTTGAAAAATAAGATCAATGAGTTGGTTTCACCTCAAGAAGTAAAGAAAACCCTTCAAGAAAAATACGGAACTAATCCGGATAGCATTATTTTATCAGATTATTGTTATAACCGGTATAATAAGGGGATTTCTTTTAATAAGCACCTCTTTGAATATATGAATAGAAGTTCTTACAAATACTTAGGTGAAAACTCTCTTTATACAGGACTTATTTTCAGAAAATCAAAAGGGGAAGATAAGGAAGTTATCGTAGGCGAATGGGTAAACGGTGTTAAATCACTCCGAGAAGCTTCTGTTACTAATAACCAAATAAATGATCAAGCCGAAATCATTAGTAAAGAACAACTTGTAAACCTTTATAATGAATATAACCAAATCCTGAGATATGAAATGAATGTATTGAACTGTAAGCCTACAGAATTGAGGCATTTAATTGGCAGAATCGGTGAATTCATTTGTGCAATCCAAACCAACGGCACTCTGGCACGTCAAACTAATCAGCATGGATTTGATGTTGTGAGTGATGGCAGACGGATTAGTGTAAAAACAACAGCTCAATCAAGTGGTTTTATTTCGATAAATAAAAATACATTTTATGATTTTGATGATTTTTTTGTAGTTCAATACGTAAATGATGATTTTAAAGTTATTTTCTTCGGCTCAAAGGAAGAAGTGCAAAAAATAAGCAGAATTTATGGAAGCCAATACGAAGTTGAAATTTCACTTCTTAAAAAGCTTAATAAGGAATACCAATTAAATTAAACAATCTTGTTGGTAACAAACATCCTCTTACTTATTGTAAGAGGATGTTTGTTTAATTCTTACATATTTTATCTTTGCAATCTGGCTTACGAGTTGCATCCACAGTAAATGATCTTACTTCGTCTTTAGTTTTGTCATAAATTCCCCATATTACCCCTCAGAGAAGGATAGGGGGATTATTTTGGAGAATCATATTCCATTGCTTGTTCACAGTCAGTAATCCTTGAGTTGTTCTAGCAAGAGGCAATATTGTTGAATAAGAATAGTTTTAAAGAGGTTATTGTTGTCTTCATATTGAAATAAAGATTAAGTATATTAGAGGGGAGTTGCTTTAATGCACATAACAACAAAAAGGTTATTGATACGTGAATTTGAATTCAAAGATTGGCAAGCAGTATATGAGTATACATCTGATAGTAATGTAATGAAGTATATACCTGAAGGGGTTTTTACTGAAGAAGATGCAAAGGCATTTGTAAATAAAAACAAAGGTGATAACGCTGAAAAATTCCCTGTCATACTAAGAGATGAAGACTGTCTTATAGGCCATATTGTTTTTTATAAGTATTTTGGTGAACATACATATGAAATTGGGTGGGTGTTTAATCCCAATTATCAAAATAAAGGGTATGCTTCTGAGGCAGCCCAAGCTATCTTGGAATATGGATTTAAAGAAATGAACTTACATAGGATTATAGCTACGTGTCAACCTGAGAATATTCCCTCATACCGAGTTATGAAGAAGATTGGAATGAGAAGAGAAGGCTTTTTTAAAAAATGTATTCCAAAAGGCAATGAATGGTGGGATGAATATTATTACGCTATTTTAGAGGAAGAGTGGAATTGAACTTTATTGAGTGCGGCAATACAAACAAATTATCACCCTCTACTTAGAACATATTAGTTAAATGAAGGTGATATATAAAGTGATATGACAGTGATTAAATGGGATTCAATGAGCTCCGGTGAATTGTTTTTAGGTGAGTTCACTAAGGATGATACCTGATACGCAGCCATACCATTCGAGCGTTAATCATTTTATAACTGATCTTTTCACTTTTGCCCACGGGGGAATAAGACCCTATTTAAGTTTGCCAGACGATTGTTTGATCCGTTGTTGATGATTGTCAGGATTTTTTGTGAAGGAATATCTTTATATAGTGGTTGATTATTCCCTTCTGGTAAAAATTGATCTATGTTGAATTGCTTAACATGTCATTGAACTCAGAGAATAAAGTGAACCTGCCACAGATGTTCATTATCTTTTAGGGGGTTCCAAAAAGACCGTATTCCTATCGATCGCTCAGAGTGAAAATGGTATACTAAAGTTACAATCACAGGAAGGAATTACAATTTTTTTAGATCTACATAAAATCATCTGATTAACCGAAAGTGAGAATGTGTGAATGAATTTAATAGGGTATATTGAGGAAAGGTTTCAAAACCTCGAATTAATTCCTAGCATCTATAATCAATGGGGCACAGGAATCCATTTTTGTCTTGGGGAAAATATCTATCAACTCAAAGCAA from Bacillus subtilis subsp. subtilis str. 168 encodes the following:
- the ynaC gene encoding conserved hypothetical protein; defective phage region (Evidence 4: Unknown function but conserved in other organisms), which gives rise to MTIYEQIKDALKNKINELVSPQEVKKTLQEKYGTNPDSIILSDYCYNRYNKGISFNKHLFEYMNRSSYKYLGENSLYTGLIFRKSKGEDKEVIVGEWVNGVKSLREASVTNNQINDQAEIISKEQLVNLYNEYNQILRYEMNVLNCKPTELRHLIGRIGEFICAIQTNGTLARQTNQHGFDVVSDGRRISVKTTAQSSGFISINKNTFYDFDDFFVVQYVNDDFKVIFFGSKEEVQKISRIYGSQYEVEISLLKKLNKEYQLN
- the ynaD gene encoding putative N-acetyltransferase; putative phage region (Evidence 3: Putative function from multiple computational evidences; Product type e: enzyme) — protein: MHITTKRLLIREFEFKDWQAVYEYTSDSNVMKYIPEGVFTEEDAKAFVNKNKGDNAEKFPVILRDEDCLIGHIVFYKYFGEHTYEIGWVFNPNYQNKGYASEAAQAILEYGFKEMNLHRIIATCQPENIPSYRVMKKIGMRREGFFKKCIPKGNEWWDEYYYAILEEEWN